In a single window of the Caproicibacterium sp. BJN0003 genome:
- the rplJ gene encoding 50S ribosomal protein L10, with the protein MPSKKVLEEKQQVVADLAEQLKKSCVGVVVDYKGISVADDTKLRKELRESGDQYKVVKNTLLKLALKEAGIDGLDPVLEGTTAVALSDKDYVHAAKTLYTFEKNNKGATLKVKAGFIDGKVLSKDDVAELATLPSKEELVAKALGSLNAPITGFVTVLNGTMKALVIALNAIAEKQGVEA; encoded by the coding sequence TTGCCAAGTAAGAAGGTTCTGGAAGAAAAACAGCAGGTCGTAGCAGATCTGGCTGAGCAGCTGAAAAAATCCTGTGTCGGCGTTGTCGTTGACTATAAGGGAATTTCTGTTGCCGATGACACAAAGCTTCGTAAAGAATTGCGTGAAAGCGGCGACCAGTATAAAGTCGTCAAAAATACGCTCTTGAAGCTGGCTTTAAAAGAAGCTGGAATCGACGGTCTTGATCCGGTTCTGGAGGGAACAACTGCAGTCGCTTTGAGTGATAAGGACTATGTCCATGCAGCAAAAACGCTCTATACTTTTGAGAAGAACAACAAAGGTGCTACTCTGAAAGTAAAAGCTGGATTCATTGACGGAAAGGTTCTGAGCAAGGACGATGTTGCTGAACTGGCAACTCTGCCCAGCAAAGAGGAACTGGTTGCAAAAGCACTGGGAAGCCTCAATGCTCCAATTACCGGATTTGTTACCGTGTTGAACGGAACAATGAAGGCTCTTGTAATTGCGCTGAATGCAATTGCAGAAAAGCAGGGCGTAGAAGCATAA
- the rplL gene encoding 50S ribosomal protein L7/L12 — protein sequence MSEKVTKLIEDVKSLTVLELNELVKALEEEFGVSAAAPVAVAAAPAPAAAAAPAEEQTEFDVVLKSVGQNKIAVIKVVREITGLGLKDAKAVVDAAPKAVKEGASKEDAEAIKTKLTEAGAEVELK from the coding sequence ATGTCTGAGAAAGTTACAAAGCTGATTGAAGATGTAAAATCCCTGACCGTTCTGGAACTGAACGAACTCGTTAAGGCTCTGGAAGAGGAGTTCGGCGTTTCTGCTGCTGCTCCTGTTGCTGTTGCTGCTGCTCCTGCTCCTGCTGCCGCTGCTGCTCCTGCTGAAGAGCAGACTGAGTTTGATGTTGTTTTGAAGTCTGTTGGCCAGAACAAGATCGCTGTTATCAAAGTTGTCCGTGAGATCACCGGACTTGGCCTGAAGGACGCAAAGGCTGTTGTTGATGCTGCTCCTAAGGCTGTTAAAGAGGGCGCTTCCAAGGAAGATGCTGAAGCAATTAAGACAAAGCTGACTGAGGCTGGCGCTGAAGTCGAACTGAAGTAA
- a CDS encoding VOC family protein, which translates to MRIEHLALYAFDLEQMRSFFETYFQASTSELYHNTKTGFKSYFLSFNDGGARLELMNLHELLSKENGTACPGLDHLAFSVGSKEKVDQLTAVLKKDGYPTISGPRTTGDGYYESCILGPEQIRIEITI; encoded by the coding sequence ATGAGAATAGAACATTTGGCTCTTTATGCTTTCGATTTGGAACAGATGAGATCATTTTTTGAAACTTATTTTCAGGCGAGCACTTCTGAACTTTACCATAACACAAAGACCGGATTTAAAAGTTATTTTTTATCTTTTAATGACGGCGGTGCACGATTAGAATTAATGAATCTCCATGAACTTTTGTCTAAAGAAAACGGCACTGCTTGTCCTGGACTCGATCATTTGGCGTTTTCAGTTGGAAGCAAAGAAAAAGTTGATCAGTTGACGGCTGTGCTCAAAAAAGACGGTTATCCTACCATCAGCGGCCCTCGGACTACCGGAGACGGCTATTACGAAAGCTGCATTCTTGGCCCTGAACAAATCCGAATCGAGATTACCATTTGA
- a CDS encoding D-alanyl-D-alanine carboxypeptidase family protein: MKKRSFLLPLFIIFTVFFCTISANAAFSPDFEPQAQSVLMINLDTNTTIYSKQPDAKVYPASTTKIMTYIIAVENIPDLDNTMITFTQQMSDTLTGSGSSLAGLKVGDVLSAHDLLYCMMVPSGNDAAVALATYVGGGDIQKFVDMMNQKAQDLGCTNTHFMNPHGLQDENHYTTASDLAKIAQYAMKMNYFDEITNTLRYTFTIKDGPRKGTSTWVDSTNFLINQNLIGATAYYYQYARGIKTGHTDEAGYCLVSSARAEGISYLCVMMNTKSPGTDSSGAVIHQEMLDTRQLYRWAYKNFQLKQVLSASQATMEVPLDYAWNKDHLLLSPETTVSAILPNDVDPSNVQIVPNLPQSVAAPVKRGDQVGTAKLVYNGEEIGSVNLVSSESVDRSEWVHIITLAKRIVTSRWFVLIAAILAVLIIVYIVLTLLSHQKKTAKRKVHRYRKM, encoded by the coding sequence ATGAAGAAACGGAGTTTCCTCCTTCCTCTTTTCATCATCTTTACAGTCTTTTTCTGTACGATCTCAGCAAATGCTGCGTTTTCTCCCGATTTTGAGCCACAAGCGCAGTCTGTTTTGATGATCAATTTGGATACAAATACGACCATCTATTCTAAGCAGCCGGATGCTAAGGTCTACCCCGCCTCTACCACTAAAATTATGACCTACATCATCGCTGTTGAAAATATTCCTGACCTTGATAATACGATGATTACTTTTACACAACAAATGTCGGATACTCTTACGGGATCCGGCAGTTCTCTTGCTGGTTTAAAAGTCGGCGATGTTTTATCCGCTCACGATTTGCTTTACTGCATGATGGTACCCTCCGGCAATGATGCGGCAGTTGCACTCGCGACTTACGTCGGCGGCGGAGATATTCAAAAATTCGTCGATATGATGAACCAAAAAGCGCAGGATCTAGGCTGCACCAATACACATTTTATGAATCCCCATGGCTTACAGGATGAAAACCATTATACAACTGCATCCGATCTCGCAAAGATCGCACAGTACGCAATGAAGATGAACTATTTTGATGAGATCACAAATACTCTTCGATATACCTTTACCATTAAAGATGGCCCCCGCAAAGGAACTAGCACCTGGGTAGATTCCACCAACTTCCTCATTAATCAGAACCTGATTGGTGCCACTGCTTATTACTATCAATACGCACGGGGCATCAAAACCGGACATACTGATGAAGCTGGCTATTGCCTGGTAAGTTCAGCCCGGGCAGAAGGGATCTCCTATCTGTGTGTAATGATGAATACCAAAAGTCCCGGTACAGACAGCAGTGGAGCTGTTATTCACCAAGAAATGCTTGATACCCGTCAGCTATATCGCTGGGCCTATAAGAACTTTCAGCTAAAACAGGTTTTGTCCGCTTCGCAGGCAACCATGGAGGTTCCGCTCGACTATGCGTGGAACAAAGACCATCTGCTCCTAAGCCCTGAAACAACGGTATCTGCTATTCTTCCAAATGATGTTGACCCAAGCAATGTACAAATTGTGCCGAATTTACCGCAATCGGTTGCAGCACCGGTAAAACGTGGAGACCAAGTTGGAACAGCAAAACTGGTTTATAACGGAGAAGAAATTGGTTCTGTCAATCTGGTTTCCAGCGAAAGTGTCGACCGCAGTGAATGGGTTCATATTATTACGCTTGCCAAACGGATTGTTACTTCCCGCTGGTTCGTTTTGATTGCCGCTATTTTGGCGGTGCTAATTATCGTCTACATCGTTTTAACACTGCTCAGTCATCAAAAGAAAACTGCGAAGCGAAAAGTTCATCGCTATCGTAAAATGTAA